Proteins co-encoded in one Papaver somniferum cultivar HN1 chromosome 5, ASM357369v1, whole genome shotgun sequence genomic window:
- the LOC113280897 gene encoding uncharacterized protein LOC113280897 isoform X1, protein MGPSKKANRKATDVSQIDTADGMGLQITEDVTKNKKTSHGRRLNNEHVVLALAATSENDEVIPETKKTGKKKKGESSNTSKDDNSDQKLVEESAQKDTGENCSSLLENAETVPEVTNRPNSEIEVGVGDHTVDENDTGKKTKTRRKKKRRIESQNDVPDKTPKVEVETSLVDGVDTDADLTQTISEMKNRPHSDFEVSGHHMTSLQTADQTGVTEDDAGNAIKTKRKRKRRIESQNNDPDETPQVQMEKPLSDGNDTGKTIKTSKKRKTPIDSQEDEPDATPRVRKERSLADVISSYKKQQHVVPVCTDHEVDRPCTSVKIDTDSMTKSDLPTGNNLVSVEETSSPSKHQKKKKKKKKSLLDSCGTQLLQSKEQSPSLSLEVPKASSKKSKREIKSEKSSTMDVSLGLSSAEDCDPASKRKSKKKKRKEMLLVEVSKSTIEEPQLKQSKDIGVHCPLGVDNPKEGPIVFGEETPAVSVDEHCKEEVIPLLATNSDIKDGLVDEGNTAPGRSKKERCITDISSCKNAANDLDHAHSNRRKKRKNDTHTTNEDMASESMLICGPPANEVEWRDESCVTGEGNLAGNVTPLLGGEHVDAKKIHVSGGENLDVSSNAGLVEEGTRHAVLMGNIPSSPVRTSFSCTRKKLLVLDLNGILVDIVSNVPDGYKADTFIARKALFKRPFCDDFLKFLFQNFNVGVWSSRTKRNVDSVVDFVMGDMKKNLLFCWDQYHCTDTGYSTLENWQKPLVLKELKKLWNKHDRSLPWEKGAYNESNTILLDDSPYKALRNPPHTAIFPPPYRFEDAGDKSLGPGGDLRVYLEGLLKAEDVQNYVEQHRFGQRAITDKNPSWGFYLRVIGKNVQTRADICSTSNQLQMGSIS, encoded by the exons ATGGGTCCATCTAAGAAGGCTAATAGAAAAGCAACAGATGTTTCCCAGATTGATACAGCAGATGGTATGGGGTTGCAAATTACTGAAGATGTTACAAAGAACAAGAAAACAAGTCATGGAAGACGGTTAAATAATGAGCACGTCGTGCTTGCTCTGGCAGCAACAAGTGAAAATGATGAGGTGATTCCGGAGACGAAGAAGAcgggaaagaaaaaaaagggtGAGAGTTCTAACACCTCGAAAGATGACAATTCCGACCAAAAGCTGGTGGAAGAGAGTGCACAGAAGGATACTGGCGAAAACTGCAGTTCTCTATTAGAAAACGCTGAAACTGTGCCTGAGGTGACAAATAGACCGAATTCGGAAATTGAGGTTGGGGTAGGTGATCATACTGTTGATGAGAATGATACAggtaaaaagacaaaaaccaggaggaagaagaagaggcgtATTGAATCTCAAAATGATGTTCCAGATAAAACTCCAAAGGTGGAAGTAGAGACATCTTTGGTAGATGGCGTGGATACAGATGCAGATCTCACCCAAACTATCTCTGAGATGAAAAATAGACCGCATTCGGATTTTGAAGTTTCTGGGCACCACATGACTTCTTTGCAGACTGCAGATCAAACTGGTGTTACTGAAGATGATGCAGGTAATGCAATAAAAactaagaggaagaggaagaggcgTATTGAATCTCAAAACAATGATCCAGATGAAACTCCACAGGTGCAAATGGAGAAACCTTTATCAGATGGGAATGATACAGGTAAAACGATAAAAACCAGCAAGAAGAGGAAGACGCCTATTGATTCCCAAGAAGATGAGCCAGATGCAACTCCGCGAGTGAGAAAAGAGAGATCTTTAGCAGATGTGATATCATCATATAAGAAGCAGCAACATGTAGTTCCTGTGTGCACGGATCATGAAGTCGATAGGCCGTGCACCTCTGTAAAAATTGATACTGATTCGATGACAAAGAGTGATTTACCTACTGGAAATAATTTGGTCTCAGTTGAGGAGACTAGTAGCCCCTCAAaacatcagaagaagaaaaagaagaagaagaaaagcttACTCGACTCCTGTGGGACACAGTTGTTACAGAGCAAAGAGCAGTCCCCTAGCTTGTCTCTGGAAGTTCCGAAAGCTAGTTCAAAGAAAAgtaaaagggaaatcaaatcagaGAAGTCCTCTACCATGGATGTTTCCCTAGGTTTGTCTTCTGCTGAAGATTGTGATCCTGCAAGCAAGAGGAAGagcaagaaaaagaagagaaaggagATGCTATTAGTAGAAGTCAGTAAATCAACCATAGAAGAACCTCAGCTCAAGCAGTCAAAAGATATAGGAGTGCACTGCCCTCTGGGTGTGGACAATCCAAAAGAAGGGCCAATTGTTTTTGGTGAAGAAACTCCAGCAGTATCCGTAGATGAGCATTGCAAGGAAGAAGTTATTCCTCTTTTGGCAACTAACAGCGACATAAAAGATGGTCTTGTTGATGAAGGGAACACCGCTCCTGGGAGGTCAAAGAAAGAAAGGTGTATTACAGATATTTCTTCATGCAAAAATGCTGCTAATGATTTGGACCATGCCCATAGCAATAGGAGAAAAAAGAGGAAGAATGATACTCATACTACCAATGAAGACATGGCTTCTGAGAGTATGCTCATATGTGGCCCTCCTGCAAATGAGGTTGAATGGAGAGATGAATCTTGTGTTACTGGTGAGGGAAATCTAGCAGGGAATGTAACTCCTCTTTTAGGGGGAGAACATGTTGATGCAAAGAAAATCCATGTATCTGGTGGAGAGAACTTAGATGTATCGTCAAATGCTGGACTAGTGGAAGAAGGAACTCGGCATGCTGTCTTGATGGGGAATATCCCTTCTTCACCAGTTAGAACATCTTTTAGTTGTACGAGGAAAAAGCTTCTTGTTCTTGATTTAAATGGTATTCTTGTTGACATTGTTTCCAACGTGCCTGATGGATATAAAGCAGACACGTTTATTGCAAGGAAAGCTC TTTTTAAGAGACCATTCTGTGATGATTTCTTGAAGTTTTTATTTCAGAACTTCAATGTGGGTGTCTGGTCATCAAGAACAAA GAGAAATGTGGATAGCGTGGTCGACTTTGTCATGGGAGATATGAAAAAGAATCTGCTATTTTGTTGG GACCAATACCACTGTACTGATACAGGGTACAGCACTCTTGAAAACTGGCAGAAGCCTTTGGTATTAAAGGAGCTGAAGAAATTATGGAATAAGCATGACCGGAGTCTTCCATGGGAAAAGGGTGCATATAATGAATCAAACACGATATTGTTGGATGATTCACCGTACAAAGCCTTACGAAATCCA CCCCATACTGCTATTTTCCCTCCTCCATATAGGTTTGAGGATGCTGGTGATAAATCATTAG GTCCAGGAGGAGATCTTCGTGTCTATCTGGAAGGTTTACTCAAGGCTGAGGATGTTCAAAATTATGTGGAACAACACCGTTTTGGTCAGCGTGCTATCACTGACAAGAATCCATCGTGGGGATTCTATCTTCGAGTCATTGGTAAGAATGTGCAGACCAGAGCTGATATCTGTAGCACTTCCAATCAGTTGCAAATGGGTTCAATATCATGA
- the LOC113280897 gene encoding uncharacterized protein LOC113280897 isoform X2, with product MGPSKKANRKATDVSQIDTADGMGLQITEDVTKNKKTSHGRRLNNEHVVLALAATSENDEVIPETKKTGKKKKGESSNTSKDDNSDQKLVEESAQKDTGENCSSLLENAETVPEVTNRPNSEIEVGVGDHTVDENDTGKKTKTRRKKKRRIESQNDVPDKTPKVEVETSLVDGVDTDADLTQTISEMKNRPHSDFEVSGHHMTSLQTADQTGVTEDDAGNAIKTKRKRKRRIESQNNDPDETPQVQMEKPLSDGNDTGKTIKTSKKRKTPIDSQEDEPDATPRVRKERSLADVISSYKKQQHVVPVCTDHEVDRPCTSVKIDTDSMTKSDLPTGNNLVSVEETSSPSKHQKKKKKKKKSLLDSCGTQLLQSKEQSPSLSLEVPKASSKKSKREIKSEKSSTMDVSLGLSSAEDCDPASKRKSKKKKRKEMLLVEVSKSTIEEPQLKQSKDIGVHCPLGVDNPKEGPIVFGEETPAVSVDEHCKEEVIPLLATNSDIKDGLVDEGNTAPGRSKKERCITDISSCKNAANDLDHAHSNRRKKRKNDTHTTNEDMASESMLICGPPANEVEWRDESCVTGEGNLAGNVTPLLGGEHVDAKKIHVSGGENLDVSSNAGLVEEGTRHAVLMGNIPSSPVRTSFSCTRKKLLVLDLNGILVDIVSNVPDGYKADTFIARKALFKRPFCDDFLKFLFQNFNVGVWSSRTKYFSSLISFLSKLALLKREMWIAWSTLSWEI from the exons ATGGGTCCATCTAAGAAGGCTAATAGAAAAGCAACAGATGTTTCCCAGATTGATACAGCAGATGGTATGGGGTTGCAAATTACTGAAGATGTTACAAAGAACAAGAAAACAAGTCATGGAAGACGGTTAAATAATGAGCACGTCGTGCTTGCTCTGGCAGCAACAAGTGAAAATGATGAGGTGATTCCGGAGACGAAGAAGAcgggaaagaaaaaaaagggtGAGAGTTCTAACACCTCGAAAGATGACAATTCCGACCAAAAGCTGGTGGAAGAGAGTGCACAGAAGGATACTGGCGAAAACTGCAGTTCTCTATTAGAAAACGCTGAAACTGTGCCTGAGGTGACAAATAGACCGAATTCGGAAATTGAGGTTGGGGTAGGTGATCATACTGTTGATGAGAATGATACAggtaaaaagacaaaaaccaggaggaagaagaagaggcgtATTGAATCTCAAAATGATGTTCCAGATAAAACTCCAAAGGTGGAAGTAGAGACATCTTTGGTAGATGGCGTGGATACAGATGCAGATCTCACCCAAACTATCTCTGAGATGAAAAATAGACCGCATTCGGATTTTGAAGTTTCTGGGCACCACATGACTTCTTTGCAGACTGCAGATCAAACTGGTGTTACTGAAGATGATGCAGGTAATGCAATAAAAactaagaggaagaggaagaggcgTATTGAATCTCAAAACAATGATCCAGATGAAACTCCACAGGTGCAAATGGAGAAACCTTTATCAGATGGGAATGATACAGGTAAAACGATAAAAACCAGCAAGAAGAGGAAGACGCCTATTGATTCCCAAGAAGATGAGCCAGATGCAACTCCGCGAGTGAGAAAAGAGAGATCTTTAGCAGATGTGATATCATCATATAAGAAGCAGCAACATGTAGTTCCTGTGTGCACGGATCATGAAGTCGATAGGCCGTGCACCTCTGTAAAAATTGATACTGATTCGATGACAAAGAGTGATTTACCTACTGGAAATAATTTGGTCTCAGTTGAGGAGACTAGTAGCCCCTCAAaacatcagaagaagaaaaagaagaagaagaaaagcttACTCGACTCCTGTGGGACACAGTTGTTACAGAGCAAAGAGCAGTCCCCTAGCTTGTCTCTGGAAGTTCCGAAAGCTAGTTCAAAGAAAAgtaaaagggaaatcaaatcagaGAAGTCCTCTACCATGGATGTTTCCCTAGGTTTGTCTTCTGCTGAAGATTGTGATCCTGCAAGCAAGAGGAAGagcaagaaaaagaagagaaaggagATGCTATTAGTAGAAGTCAGTAAATCAACCATAGAAGAACCTCAGCTCAAGCAGTCAAAAGATATAGGAGTGCACTGCCCTCTGGGTGTGGACAATCCAAAAGAAGGGCCAATTGTTTTTGGTGAAGAAACTCCAGCAGTATCCGTAGATGAGCATTGCAAGGAAGAAGTTATTCCTCTTTTGGCAACTAACAGCGACATAAAAGATGGTCTTGTTGATGAAGGGAACACCGCTCCTGGGAGGTCAAAGAAAGAAAGGTGTATTACAGATATTTCTTCATGCAAAAATGCTGCTAATGATTTGGACCATGCCCATAGCAATAGGAGAAAAAAGAGGAAGAATGATACTCATACTACCAATGAAGACATGGCTTCTGAGAGTATGCTCATATGTGGCCCTCCTGCAAATGAGGTTGAATGGAGAGATGAATCTTGTGTTACTGGTGAGGGAAATCTAGCAGGGAATGTAACTCCTCTTTTAGGGGGAGAACATGTTGATGCAAAGAAAATCCATGTATCTGGTGGAGAGAACTTAGATGTATCGTCAAATGCTGGACTAGTGGAAGAAGGAACTCGGCATGCTGTCTTGATGGGGAATATCCCTTCTTCACCAGTTAGAACATCTTTTAGTTGTACGAGGAAAAAGCTTCTTGTTCTTGATTTAAATGGTATTCTTGTTGACATTGTTTCCAACGTGCCTGATGGATATAAAGCAGACACGTTTATTGCAAGGAAAGCTC TTTTTAAGAGACCATTCTGTGATGATTTCTTGAAGTTTTTATTTCAGAACTTCAATGTGGGTGTCTGGTCATCAAGAACAAAGTATTTTTCCAGCCTAATAAGCTTTCTTTCTAAGTTGGCCCTCTTGAAAA GAGAAATGTGGATAGCGTGGTCGACTTTGTCATGGGAGATATGA
- the LOC113280898 gene encoding increased DNA methylation 1-like has translation MLGFKELDFLSEDDFERSNDAHQIFMDVFYGGNIAGGGAKRSDGENEHSNGDLLIPEKAPVLQLNSSKEIVLSLKSADLFNNYPTKTCPLVESSSQGVICTTHLRTRIEEVRRRVRARDGNASEGKCRNQVTETKIITYTVAHTSIPVLPVHEKSRESSHFASNAIETAVSSKSLKDLYSRLRGHVNYLLKAAGWAVEKKQIGNKRCLDTIYKSPSGKTFPAFYKIWGLFGESLFAGNYKMIRQEDGKHWRDIEEFGSNLSETLIHFENEDCSQMEASYALVHKWSLLDPFVTVVMVKKQIGSLRKGVTVKAATTVVSDLKDRKDMQSGKEFVGVKDQVKQLTSPVSVHNKSGSTQVSGGNLHLQTEQNSVVGQKRKKQGAKALKGVKQTSRRIQAKTARGGSLANDLAQGSMALELDQSNSKDLKETQGNEKALEIFAPADTIPEFGNARNNFELSEYRDGESCRGSEASKFEMDPTSGTTGTRLTKKRRSGRRSV, from the coding sequence ATGTTGGGATTCAAAGAACTTGATTTCTTGTCTGAAGATGACTTTGAAAGATCAAATGACGCCCACCAGATTTTCATGGATGTTTTCTACGGAGGAAACATTGCAGGAGGAGGTGCTAAGCGTTCAGACGGGGAAAATGAACACTCCAATGGCGATTTACTTATTCCAGAGAAGGCTCCAGTACTTCAATTGAACTCATCAAAGGAAATTGTGCTTAGCCTGAAATCTGCAGACCTGTTTAACAATTATCCAACCAAAACATGCCCATTGGTTGAATCATCAAGTCAAGGTGTTATATGTACTACTCACCTGCGTACACGGATAGAAGAAGTAAGGAGAAGAGTTCGTGCTCGTGATGGGAATGCCTCTGAAGGTAAGTGCCGCAATCAAGTTACTGAAACTAAAATAATCACATATACTGTTGCACATACATCTATACCTGTTTTACCTGTCCATGAAAAATCTAGAGAATCCTCTCATTTTGCTTCAAATGCAATTGAAACCGCTGTATCGAGCAAATCTTTGAAGGATTTATACTCGCGTCTGCGAGGCCATGTCAATTATTTACTTAAAGCAGCAGGTTGGGCAGTTGAGAAGAAGCAGATAGGAAACAAGCGTTGTCTGGATACGATTTACAAGTCTCCCAGTGGGAAAACATTTCCTGCATTTTATAAAATTTGGGGCTTATTTGGTGAGAGTCTGTTTGCTGGTAATTACAAGATGATACGGCAAGAAGACGGGAAACACTGGAGGGATATTGAAGAGTTTGGCTCTAACTTGTCAGAAACATTGATACATTTTGAGAATGAGGATTGCAGTCAAATGGAAGCTTCGTATGCATTGGTTCATAAATGGAGTTTgctggatccttttgttacagtggtgatggtgaagaaacaGATTGGGAGCCTTAGAAAGGGAGTGACAGTCAAAGCAGCCACAACTGTGGTGTCAGATTTGAAAGATAGAAAGGATATGCAGTCAGGAAAAGAGTTTGTTGGGGTTAAAGACCAGGTCAAGCAATTGACGAGTCCGGTGTCAGTGCATAATAAATCAGGTAGCACACAGGTGTCTGGTGGCAATCTGCATCTTCAGACTGAACAGAATAGCGTAGTCGGTCAAAAGAGAAAGAAACAGGGTGCAAAAGCTTTGAAAGGTGTTAAACAGACTAGTAGAAGGATTCAAGCCAAGACAGCGAGAGGAGGCTCTTTGGCTAATGATTTGGCTCAAGGTTCTATGGCGCTGGAGTTGGACCAATCAAACTCGAAGGATCTTAAGGAAACTCAAGGTAATGAGAAAGCACTGGAAATTTTTGCACCTGCTGACACAATTCCTGAATTTGGAAATGCCCGAAACAACTTTGAACTATCCGAGTATCGGGATGGTGAGAGCTGCAGAGGCTCTGAAGCTTCAAAATTTGAGATGGACCCGACATCTGGAACAACAGGGACAAGGCTGACAAAGAAGAGGAGGAGCGGCCGAAGAAGTGTGTAA